The genomic window acagacaggaaaatgccagtgagagggcacacggaccaaacacttccaccgctggtcaaacgaggcacagagggaaaatatgcggagaggagcaacgaggggagagaacaggaggtctcatttataaccgttgcgGGGGCTGAAACGTGCGCACGCCACTTCTCAAGCAaacgttgcgtatttccacgcaaactctgacccatgcgtacgaacgttttggagaggggaaagtggcgacacagacgtgaggtggtgaactgaagtcagattattgatccacttcatcatttacaataaaaccaacagcttagttttgctcgagcgacatgtctgttccactcgaaccttttaatttaaacatgacttgcagcaaattacgtttagagttacggagccgagtcattcataggttttaataatatcttcaaacactgcgtgtatcatcaaatcactgcagtgaacgtgactgtgccatcaggctcacagagcgcactggagatcacttacaggaaatgaagaaactttccaaatattatcccagaggaggtgaggatccacagatgtgagggaattGGTCCGaggctctaaataaataaatactaccgtgacagtggcaaggggttctgcgtgcatgcgaatggaaggatgaggaagaagagagggttcagcgatgtctgatcagctgatacaGATTATattgatctgtgatctgtgatattttgttttaacttcatgctccgttctctctctcgtcttcacTCACACCCGTTCTCCGCAGTCCGTGCTGTtttcgttctgttttttttttgtcttacgTTCGGTTATTTCCACCGCTTGCTCCCTTGTTACCAAactgactcccagctctgcactttcctccagccGTCCCCTTGAAAAGTTTCTCCTTCGATGTATGTTAGTTTCCTATGATCTGGTCTGGCTATGATTTGGCCTGAGTCATCAAAGCACACTGTCTGAAGTTATTGTTTGAtctgaattaaactgtacaatgtgcaaggttttctttatgtaaaagttaatttaagacagAAATAGAGTATCAAACGTAAATATAAGcatgtaaatatcaagttttgctaagatatcttattattatttcagaggagcgtgactctggatcagttcaaagagctccacttgtttgctgagctttcgacCACTTCTCAGGGTCttcttcagtgaactcaaatagcttttgcctcatcaggtgagctaaggttgtaatgttggtcgtgagatagtatattttaattatacgCTGACAAATTTACTaagtgtttaaatcataaagctgagaaaaacatctCCTAGAAAAACCCTCTACTCCCTGTTAGTAAATTTAACATCGTAACTTTCACTCTGtaggtgttgcagtgtctgatgacagttcatcaatactttagtttaatgacagccactgatcaagttgatgcagctacacagctcatttctatgactcaaacaagtagctgcaataaaacaggagaagctgagctactggaaaacaaagcttctgacaggacatgtaggagagttcaactggtagtggacgttgttccagttcacatatctggagagcagttctatctgttggctgcctggtgttactacagtatatatacatacatgtgtataaagagataacagtttaatattaactgtttttaaggGTCACTTCTACGTttagaaattaaagaggaaactacgATTAGTAAAtgttatgtgatgttttgatattaaataactttgaaatcTTGACATTGTAAGACATCTACTCGGAGAACGACTTGTTGttgagcagaggatgtgagctctcattgactcggtgtgtggctcttaaaagagccgttgtgttgttgagctgttggaAAGTGAGTTTATCCGCCGAAGCCGTAGAGAGTGCGGCcctgtctcttcagagcatacaccacgtccatggcggtgacggtcttcctcttggcgtgctcggtgtaggtgacagcatcgcggatcacgttctccaggaaaaccttcaacacgccGCGGGTCTCCTCGTAGATCAGACCGGAGATACGCTTCACTCCGCCACGGCGAGCCAGGCGGCGGATGGCGGGCTTGGTAATTCCCTGGATGTTATCGCGGAGAACTTTGCGGTGACGCTTTGCGCCTCCTTTACCGagcccctttcctccctttcctcgtccagacatctttcttcagtaagaTGAGATCTAGTCAATGCACTGCTACGCGGAAACACAACTAGTCATAGCCAGAATAAGGACCTATTAGAAGACAGAGGcagccgtcttcctcctctgtggattctcATGGCCGCTGATAAATACGTCTATGGTGCGCTAGCGCCTCCACAGGTGTGGATGTAAGACGGCAGATATTAAGTCTGACACTTTCTCAGTTTTGTGTAGCAGTAGGACTGTAGCACGTTTCCATCAAGTAGGAATAGTGCCGGTGAAAAAGGCTTGGTTAGAAATAAGAGTATCGTTAGGATTGATTGTGGAAGTACTTAGTCAAAGTATGAATATTGAGcagccttgaatgaaaaacaatggtcacacaaagactcagctcaCGATGTCTCACTTAGCCCTCCTGTTAGCCTcacatttaaatagtttatcCTTTTAGTCCTTTGGACCCCAGCTATTAAAACCCTCCATAACATTATTGGAATACAAATTGTAACC from Platichthys flesus chromosome 22, fPlaFle2.1, whole genome shotgun sequence includes these protein-coding regions:
- the LOC133933464 gene encoding histone H4-like isoform X5, producing MTNMSGRGKGGKGLGKGGAKRHRKVLRDNIQGITKPAIRRLARRGGVKRISGLIYEETRGVLKVFLENVIRDAVTYTEHAKRKTVTAMDVVYALKRQGRTLYGFGG
- the LOC133933464 gene encoding histone H4-like isoform X3, which encodes MSISMSGRGKGGKGLGKGGAKRHRKVLRDNIQGITKPAIRRLARRGGVKRISGLIYEETRGVLKVFLENVIRDAVTYTEHAKRKTVTAMDVVYALKRQGRTLYGFGG